Proteins encoded together in one Apteryx mantelli isolate bAptMan1 unplaced genomic scaffold, bAptMan1.hap1 HAP1_SCAFFOLD_20, whole genome shotgun sequence window:
- the LOC136996070 gene encoding olfactory receptor 14A16-like, which yields MSNSSSLTEFLLLAFADTWELQLLHFSLFLGIYLAALLGNGLIITAIACDHHLHTPMYFFLLNLSLLDLGTISTTVPKSVANSLWNTRAISYLGCAAQVFLFFFLLGGEYSLLTVMAYDRYVAICKPLHYGTIMGSRACVKMAAAAWGSGFLNALLHTGNTFSMPLCKGNVLDQFFCEIPQILKLSCSDSYLREVGLTVVGACLFFGCFVFIVLSYVQIFTAVLRIPSEQGRHKAFSMCLPHLAVVSLFVSTAVFACLKPPSLSSPALDLVVAVLYSVVPPTVNPLIYSMRNKELKDALKRVVSWTFFSSGNIAFALHK from the coding sequence atgtccaacagcagctccctcactgagttcctcctcctggcattcgcggacacatgggagctgcagctcttgcacttctcgctcttcctgggcatctacctggctgccctcctgggcaatggcctcatcatcacagccatagcctgcgaccaccacctgcacacccccatgtacttcttcctcctcaacctctccctcctcgaccttggcaccatctccaccactgtccccaaatccgtggccaattccctctggaacaccagggccatttcctacttgggctgtgctgcccaggtcttcctatttttcttcttgttaggaggagagtattctcttctcactgtcatggcctatgaccgctacgttgccatctgcaaacccctgcactacgggaccatcatgggcagcagagcttgtgtcaaaatggcagcagctgcctggggcagtggttttctcaatgctctcctgcacactgggaataccttttcaatgccactctgcaaaggcaatgtcctggaccagttcttctgtgaaatcccccagatcctcaagctctcctgctcagactcctacctcagggaagttgggcttaccgtggttggtgcctgtttattctttgggtgttttgttttcattgtgctgtcctatgtgcagatcttcactgctgtgctgaggatcccatctgagcagggacgacacaaagccttttccatgtgcctccctcacctggccgtggtctccctgtttgtcagcactgctgtgtttgcctgcctgaagcccccctccctctcctccccagctctggatctggtggtggctgttctgtactcagtggtgcctccaacagtgaaccccctcatctacagcatgaggaacaaggagctcaaagatgcactgaagagagtggtttcatggacatttttcagcagtggtaacattgcctttgctctccacaaatga